The following proteins come from a genomic window of Alnus glutinosa chromosome 10, dhAlnGlut1.1, whole genome shotgun sequence:
- the LOC133880705 gene encoding hydroxyproline O-arabinosyltransferase RDN2-like — MIGRKTMGRALPLLLMILALVFFFATYNLLTVIFQYRSFGEWVGVDSDAALLFDPVIEMPKNVRKLNAKAPFHVALTATDAPYSKWQCRIMYYWYKKQKDLPGSEMGGFTRILHSGNPDNLMDEIPTLVVDPLPAGMDRGYIVLNRPWAFVQWLEKATIEEEYILMAEPDHVFIKPMPNLALGGYPAAFPFFYIRPDQNEKIVRKYYPEEKGPVKNVDPIGNSPVIIKKDMLEKIAPTWMNISIRMKDDPETDKTFGWVLEMYAYAVASALHGVQHILRKDFMLQPPWDLETGKKFIIHYTYGCDYNLKGELTYGKFGEWRFDKRSYLRGPPPKNLSLPPPGVPESVVTLVKMVNEATENIPNWETL; from the exons ATGATTGGTAGGAAGACCATGGGACGGGCTTTACCACTATTGTTGATGATACTGGctcttgtatttttctttgcaACATATAATTTGTTAACAGTGATATTCCAGTATAGATCTTTTGGGGAATGGGTAGGTGTTGATTCGGATGCGGCATTACTGTTTGACCCTGTTATTGAGATGCCTAAGAATGTGAGGAAACTGAATGCCAAGGCACCCTTCCATGTCGCATTAACAGCCACTGATGCTCCTTACAGCAAATGGCAGTGTCGCATTATGTACTATTGGTATAAGAAGCAGAAAGACTTGCCAGGATCAGAGATGGGAGGATTCACTCGTATTTTGCATTCAGGAAATCCCGACAACTTGATGGATGAGATTCCTACTCTTGTAGTTGATCCTCTTCCTGCCGGTATGGATCGG GGATATATTGTTTTAAATAGACCATGGGCTTTTGTGCAATGGCTGGAAAAGGCTACAATAGAGGAAGA ATACATTTTGATGGCAGAGCCTGATCACGTATTTATAAAGCCAATGCCTAATTTGGCACTTGGGGGATATCCAGCTGCTTTTCCATTTTTCTACATTAGGCCTGATCAGAATGAGAAAATTGTAAGGAAGTACTATCCTGAGGAGAAAGGCCCTGTGAAAAATGTCGATCCAATTGGCAATTCTCCAGTAATTATCAAGAAG GATATGTTGGAGAAGATTGCTCCTACATGGATGAATATCTCTATAAGAATGAAAGATGATCCAGAGACTGATAAAACTTTTGGATGGGTTTTAGAAAT GTATGCCTATGCTGTAGCATCTGCTTTGCACGGCGTGCAGCATATTCTTCGGAAAGACTTTATGCTGCAG CCCCCATGGGATTTGGAAACTGGAAAGAAGTTTATCATTCATTACACTTATGGATGTGACTACAACTTAAAG GGTGAACTTACATATGGGAAATTTGGGGAGTGGCGATTTGACAAGAGGTCATATCTACGCGGACCTCCACCAAAAAACCTTTCCTTGCCCCCTCCCGGTGTCCCTGAAAGTGTG GTCACCCTGGTTAAGATGGTGAATGAAGCAACTGAAAACATTCCCAACTGGGAAACACTATAG